The nucleotide window AAAAATCATTACGGTATAGATATTATAGATTATTCCGCGATAACCTTAAGCAGTAAGTCGATACTTAAAGAATACGCGCCGTGCGTATTCGATTTCGAAATTTTTAATTACAGTTTTACGACGCATAAAGCCGTAAAAACCGATTTCGTTAAATCTTTCAATATTAAAAAACTTAATGAAATAGCCAGACACGTAATAAGCGAAAAGAAATCTCATTCGTCTGCTAAGAAAAAACGTGCAATGACTAAAAAAGAAGCCGAAGTCAAGCCTAAAACTATAAAAAAGAAATCAAAAATAGATGTTAAAGGTGAAGTTCAATCCGTAGAAAAAATAAAAGAGCCGAAATTTATCGAAAAAGAGGAAAAATTAAAAAAACAGCCTACTAAGAAATTGGTTCCCGAACTTTCAAAAAACCGGATGTCCAGAAAACCGATTTCTAAAAATGCAGTCGAAATTGAAAGCGGTTTAGCCGATATAATTCCCGAAATTTGCGAAGTAGAATACGTCGAAAACGAAAAAAACATAGGCGAGCAGATTGGGCTTATTTCTTTAAGCTGGAGCCGTTTAAGCCCTTCGGAAAATATTCCTGTTTTAGAGCAAGGACAACCTGTTGAAATTTCCGGAGAAAGTTTGGTCAGGATATATTTCCAAAAACCTAACGTCAGGCAGATAGTATGGAGGTTGAGGCAGAAACCGGAAGTTTCGACCTATAAACCTATGATAAGGGTCTATAAAGACGACGATATGCTATGGTACGAAGTTTTAGACGGATATTACGGCAGCAGATACGTTATTTTTCCCGAAGACCTTGAGCTTTCGCAGACATGGGCAGAGATCGGGTTTGTGACGGATGACGGAAATTTTATTTTTGTAGCAAGAAGCCCTGTATGGCCGCCGTCATGTCTTTATAAAAAACTTCCCAAATTAAAACTTGAAAGAAAAATTAAAGATATGAGAAACAGAATATTTATAGGCGCTACCGAAAGCATCCCCGGCGGTAAAAATTTGCCGGTTAATATTAATATTACAAGTTCAGGAGCCGGTTTTTCTGCTTCGGGAGAAGGTTTTACCGGATCGGGAAAAGGCGTCAAATAAAAATATTTAAATGTAATGAAAATATGAGATTATTGGTTTGAATCGATAAAAATAAACAGGAGATAATTTTATGTTTGATGCAAATAGAAAAAATACAGGCAAGTGGCTGCCCGTATTGCATTTTCATCTTCCTTACGTCAGGCATCCGGAAAGCTCAAAATATTTAGAAGAAGAGTGGTATTTTGAAGCCGTTACGGAAACATATCTGCCCTTACTAGAATGTTTCGACAACCTTGAAAACGACGGCGTGGATTTTAATCTAACTATGTCGTTAACCCCTACGCTTTTAAGCATGATGAACGACGACCTGCTTTCGGAGCGGCTCAAAGATTATATAGCCGTGAGGCTTAAAGTTCTCGACGAAGAGGCTTTCAGGACGGAAGGCGACCCCGAATTCCATCCGGTAACGCTGTTTTACAGGAAGAGATACAGGGGTTGGTATGAAAAAATTAAAGATAACGGAGGAAAATATCTTATAAACGGCTTCCTGAAGCATTTTCGCAACGGACATTTAGATATTATAACTTCTTCCGCTACGCATGCTTTTTTAATTTCCATGGTCGGCGAACCAGAAGCTATAGCCGCTCAAATAGAAGTCGGCATAGAAACGCATAAAAATATACTCGGCGTTACTCCCAATGGTATATGGCTGCCGGAATGCGGTTATACGGAAGGTTTTGACGGTATTCTTAATAAATACGGACTATATTATACTTTTTTGGACAGGCACGGCATAGATTTTGCCAAACCTAATCCGGTTAACGGATGTTTTTCCCATATAATAACCCCTTTTAACGTAGTAATGTTCGGCAGGGACCCCGAAAGTTCCAGGCAGGTCTGGTCGTCTAAAGAAGGGTATCCTGGAACTCCCGTTTACAGGGAGTTTTATAGAGACATAGGTTTTGACTTAGATTTGCCGCATTTGACTCCTTTGAGACACGGAAGCCTTAAAACTTTCACCGGACTGAAGTATTACGCGATTACGGGGCAGGGTAATTATAAAGAAGCATACAGGCCTTCTGCGGCTAAGCGCAAGGCATACGAACACGGCGCCCAGTTTGTCTATCATAGGGAACTGCAGACTCAGTATTTAAAAAATTATATAGACGAACCCGTAGTGACTTCTATGTACGATGCAGAACTTTTCGGACACTGGTGGTTTGAAGGCCCGTGGTGGCTTGAAGCCGTTTTTAGAAGAATTAACGAAAACAGTTTCGTAAAATCGGCAAAAGCAATAGACATAGCAGATGAAGCAATTTTCAAACTTAACGGTCTTTTAAAAAAATACGACGACGAAAAGTCATATCTTGAATTAGTCGAAAATATCAACAGAAATAATGCAAAAAACGGCATTTTTATCGCACAGCCCGCAACTTCGTCTTGGGGAGGCGGCGGTTATGCGGAGGTTTGGCTGAACGGAAAAAACGATGTAATACAGCCTTTTTTGTCCGACATTGCTTCCGTTCTTATAGATATTTGCAAAAACGGTATTAATCGTGTAAAATATCCCGAAGTCTTAAATCAGGGCGCAAGGGAACTGATACTTGCGCAATCCAGCGACTGGCCTTTTATGCTGACTACAGGACAGGCGGTCAGTTATGCCGAAAGGAGAGTCAAAGCCCATTTAGTCAGGGCAAAACGATGCATTTTAATGGCGGTAGGCGAAGAACGTATGGATAACGACTGGTTTAACGATATTTCAGATAAAGATAATATCTTTCCTAAACTTGACGCCTTAAGTTTATACGGAAAGGATATATGCTGAGACGCAAATCGAATATTAATTAATTTTACGCGAAATATGAATCTCATACTATTGTGGCATATGCATCAGCCGGAATACAGAAATTCCGGCGGGGAATTTGCGTTGCCATGGGTTTATCTGCACGCTATAAAAGATTACATCGACATGCCGCTTAACATACTTTCCAATTCCGGCATGAAAGCCAATATAAATATTACCCCGGTATTAATAGACCAGTGGCAGGATTATAACTACCGCATAGAAAAAGCGCTCGCAGAAAAGAACGCAAGGAAGGCGCTCGATATTTTACCCGATAAATTTTTAAAACCGCTTTTATTTAAAAGCGTTGACGACGGCGGAGAAGATATAAGAAAATGGATGTGCGACCATTATATATGGTCGAATTATGAACAGATGGTATGCAGATTTGACGATTATAAGGTTTTATACGACCTTGCTTTGTCAGGTTCCCGTCAAAGGTACTTAAACGACGATTTTTATTTCGATTTGTGCGTATGGTTTCACCTGTCTTGGTGCGGCGAGTGCATGAAAAGATATGATCCCGTAATAAATTATTTAATAAGAAAAGGCTCCGGTTATTCCGAAGGAGACAGAAGAATACTGCTTGAAAGACTTTTAGAATGGATGAAATACGGTATTGCTTTATATGGATTTCCTGCGGTAAAAGGCGGAGAGCCTCCGGAAACGTTTCCAGAATATCCTAATATGATAGAAAAAAACAAACTTGAGGAATTAAAAGCCAGAAAAAAAGGCGAATACGAAATCAGTTTATCGCCCCATTATCACCCCATAATACCTTTATTGTTAGATATTCATTGCGGCGGAATTTCCGCTCAGATGACAGGAATATATTACGAACCGGTTGGATTTGAAAGATACGACGGCGGATTGGAAAGCGCAAAAAGACATATGGATTCTTTAAGCGGATATTATAAATATACCGCAAAAAAAAATAGCGTAAAAGCAATGTGGCCTTCGGAAGGAGCCGTTTCGCAAGAAACGCTTCAACTTTTTAGCGAATACGGCATAGACATATGCGCAAGCGGTGAAGAGCTCTTATCTTCCTCTCTTGGCATCGATGCTCATAAACCAGTTTTTTCTCAGGGGAAAAATATTATACCTTTGTATAGGGTTTATAAATGGAAAGATACAGGCGTCAAGATACTATTCAGGGATTCCGGACTTTCCGACCTAATAGGCTTTACATATTCTAAATGGAGAGGAGACGATGCGGCAAATGATCTTGTCGATAAACTAAACGCTATAGACGACTTTGATAAAGACGCCGCGGTTTCTATTATACTTGACGGCGAAAATCCTTGGGAATACTATTACGAAAACGGTTTTTATTTTTTAAACGACCTTTATTCGTTGATATCTTCGTCTGTTAAAATTACGCCTCTTTTATTAAGCGAAGCCGCCGGCTTATGCAATGAAAACAGCATCTCATGTATGAAGCTCGACTATATCGTGCCGGGTTCGTGGGTAAACGGAAATTTAAGAATGTGGGTCGGCGAAGAACAGAAAAATAAAGCTTGGTCTATGCTTAACGACGCAAAAAACGTTTTGCTCGACTCGATTCAAGAGAAAAATATTAATAAAACGGATTTAGAAGAAGCTTTAAAAAATCTCATGTCTGCAGAGGGTTCAGACTGGTTCTGGTGGCTTGGTCCCGACAGTCCTTTATTTTCGCAGTCTTCCATGGAAAAAATTTTCAGGGATTTTTTAAAAAATATTTACGTAAAAACAGGTAAAAAAGTACCTGATTTACTGTATGAATCTTTGTCTTCCACAAAAAATCTTATTGCCGAAAAGGGCGGAATAATGAAAAGAGGCGGAGATCTGTAAATTTTAACTATATGACTAAATTTATCTTAGGATTTCATTGTCATCAGCCCGTCGGCAATTTTGATTTTGTTTTTAAAGAAGTCCATCAAAAATCTTATTCGCCCCTTATCAGAACCCTTTTCAGGCTTAATGTAAAATTTTGCCTGCATGCTTCCGGCGTACTTTTAGAATGGTGGGAAGAAAACGATTCCGAATTAATAGAAATAATAGCCGAAGGCGTAAATGCCGGATTAATAGAGCTTATAGGAGGAGGATATTACGAACCAATTCTTGCCATGATTCCGCCGAAAGACAGATTAAAACAGCTTGAAATGCTGAACATAGCTTTAAAAAGACTTTTCGGGATATATCCTTCAGGGGCGTGGATAACCGAAAGAATATGGCAGCCCGATATAATTAAAGATTTAAAATCGGCCGGATTAAATTATGCTTTTTTGGACGACTTTCAATTTTTTCAAGCGGG belongs to Candidatus Acidulodesulfobacterium acidiphilum and includes:
- a CDS encoding DUF1957 domain-containing protein translates to MFDANRKNTGKWLPVLHFHLPYVRHPESSKYLEEEWYFEAVTETYLPLLECFDNLENDGVDFNLTMSLTPTLLSMMNDDLLSERLKDYIAVRLKVLDEEAFRTEGDPEFHPVTLFYRKRYRGWYEKIKDNGGKYLINGFLKHFRNGHLDIITSSATHAFLISMVGEPEAIAAQIEVGIETHKNILGVTPNGIWLPECGYTEGFDGILNKYGLYYTFLDRHGIDFAKPNPVNGCFSHIITPFNVVMFGRDPESSRQVWSSKEGYPGTPVYREFYRDIGFDLDLPHLTPLRHGSLKTFTGLKYYAITGQGNYKEAYRPSAAKRKAYEHGAQFVYHRELQTQYLKNYIDEPVVTSMYDAELFGHWWFEGPWWLEAVFRRINENSFVKSAKAIDIADEAIFKLNGLLKKYDDEKSYLELVENINRNNAKNGIFIAQPATSSWGGGGYAEVWLNGKNDVIQPFLSDIASVLIDICKNGINRVKYPEVLNQGARELILAQSSDWPFMLTTGQAVSYAERRVKAHLVRAKRCILMAVGEERMDNDWFNDISDKDNIFPKLDALSLYGKDIC